One genomic window of Thermococcus indicus includes the following:
- a CDS encoding GTP cyclohydrolase IV translates to MPIFETQEETPKIKERLHRVGITNLRSVAKINWKGKVYTFLPLFEITIDVPEEKKGIHMSRLVESITEAMSEAVEEEVMEAHSSLEELGRAIIGRLEGKHPHKRAEVWIRTHLIIPRETPASGKTTYEPYDVEVGVIKNYDGSFEKVLRVKVIGNTACPHAMANNAGKTHIQRAIGDLEVRTAFDEEIALEDMIDVVESSFSHPTYTLLKTVDENAVVQGMHSNPKFVEDVAREIFAKAKERFNGKIHVKVISNESIHKHDVIAETWS, encoded by the coding sequence ATGCCGATATTTGAGACCCAGGAGGAGACCCCGAAAATAAAGGAGCGCCTTCACCGCGTCGGAATCACCAACCTGAGGAGCGTTGCGAAGATAAACTGGAAGGGGAAGGTCTACACGTTCCTCCCGCTCTTCGAGATAACCATCGACGTCCCCGAGGAGAAGAAGGGGATACACATGAGCAGGCTCGTTGAGAGCATAACCGAGGCCATGAGCGAGGCCGTCGAGGAGGAGGTTATGGAGGCCCATTCCTCGCTCGAAGAGCTTGGCAGGGCGATAATCGGCCGCCTGGAGGGCAAGCACCCGCATAAGAGGGCTGAGGTGTGGATAAGAACCCACCTCATCATTCCGAGGGAAACCCCGGCCAGTGGAAAGACCACCTACGAGCCCTACGACGTCGAGGTTGGGGTCATTAAGAACTACGATGGCTCCTTTGAGAAGGTTCTCCGCGTCAAGGTGATAGGCAACACCGCCTGCCCCCACGCCATGGCCAACAACGCCGGAAAGACTCACATCCAGAGAGCCATTGGAGATCTTGAGGTCAGGACTGCTTTCGACGAGGAGATAGCGCTGGAGGATATGATAGACGTCGTCGAAAGCTCTTTCAGCCACCCGACTTACACGCTGCTGAAGACGGTGGACGAGAACGCGGTCGTTCAGGGGATGCACAGCAACCCTAAGTTCGTCGAGGACGTTGCCAGGGAGATATTCGCCAAAGCCAAGGAGCGCTTCAACGGGAAGATCCACGTGAAGGTCATCAGCAACGAGAGCATCCACAAGCACGACGTCATAGCCGAGACGTGGAGCTGA
- a CDS encoding DUF4129 domain-containing protein, translating to MGMDQKKTTALTMLALVVIFSLLQSSTVHGGTTAFNFEWYFFLSALFLFGAAGYVVKLAIEGHLNTRSARKGKRNIFADMITFLALMVAVYLLFFKREPEKLVDGGEVGRTLEGVWYNVTPGDFVVVWRQFPGWAYLIPFLLFVAIVFTARRRRKSRPMPEVKFEPGLTYDAIEGTPAEKVIRMYKNVVAGLVEKGYPYQSSWTHWEHEERLKEIFPDLKDLDVLTRLFEKARYAERLSDGDVAAARESYDRLMEFLR from the coding sequence ATGGGCATGGATCAGAAGAAAACCACAGCGCTCACCATGCTTGCCCTCGTGGTCATCTTCTCCCTGCTCCAGTCATCGACAGTCCACGGCGGCACGACTGCCTTTAACTTCGAGTGGTACTTCTTCCTCTCCGCGCTCTTCCTCTTCGGTGCCGCCGGTTACGTCGTCAAGCTGGCCATCGAGGGCCATCTCAACACCCGCAGCGCGAGGAAGGGGAAGAGAAACATCTTCGCGGACATGATAACGTTCCTGGCGCTGATGGTCGCGGTGTACCTGCTCTTCTTCAAAAGGGAGCCGGAGAAGCTGGTGGATGGTGGGGAAGTGGGCAGAACCCTCGAGGGAGTCTGGTACAACGTCACCCCCGGCGATTTCGTGGTGGTGTGGAGGCAGTTCCCGGGCTGGGCCTACCTGATTCCGTTCCTTCTCTTCGTGGCCATCGTGTTCACCGCCAGGAGAAGGAGGAAATCCCGGCCCATGCCTGAGGTCAAGTTCGAACCGGGACTAACCTACGACGCCATAGAGGGAACCCCCGCGGAAAAGGTTATTCGAATGTACAAGAACGTGGTCGCTGGTCTCGTAGAGAAGGGCTACCCGTACCAGAGCAGCTGGACCCACTGGGAGCACGAGGAGAGGCTGAAGGAGATATTCCCAGACCTCAAGGACCTGGACGTTCTTACCCGGCTCTTCGAGAAAGCCAGGTACGCCGAGAGATTGAGCGATGGGGACGTCGCTGCCGCCCGCGAGAGCTACGACAGACTCATGGAGTTCCTCAGGTAG
- a CDS encoding 5-methylcytosine restriction system specificity protein McrC: protein MKRITLYEFQRKYLSTIRTAGVDVTPESLQKFFEVINGLYGREHEVLSLKYDTRRGEYYIRAHGSVGFAYHLGEPSFMIQVLPRPYKRDPDEARSLRFFLSLMNLSGGLGLGRREIDEAVSTYTRGKGGVHELFLYLYAYLLGRELFHGLYREYSEVEEKLQTIRGRVLLSRLARRPPLSRDVPVRHTVLDVDTALNRVLKAALEVVVEVSAWEGIARAAEALIRYFADVGPLRQGDIERVTFNPLNERFRPTFHLATMILAGFGKLSPGLTVPGIFIEMDRLFEDLVYHTVLTALSGRGRVHRQQPLPHIVRNASEIEAKMGAVFTFGPPRPDIFVQMPGGRCILEVKYRNLSVKMGDTRWRKLVRSSGELYQAYSYSRISGGGALIVYPRLRGQYNGWLPDMFEEGVETFSFFDGTPLGIVGYELSRIGREVFIARRGVILDRKIAGNVRNLLESVCVPNGEKV, encoded by the coding sequence ATGAAGAGGATAACCCTCTACGAGTTTCAGAGGAAGTACCTCAGCACGATCCGCACCGCGGGGGTGGACGTAACCCCGGAGAGCCTTCAGAAGTTCTTCGAGGTCATAAACGGGCTTTACGGCAGGGAGCACGAGGTTTTGAGCCTCAAGTACGACACCCGGAGGGGGGAGTACTACATCAGGGCCCACGGCAGCGTGGGCTTCGCCTACCACCTGGGGGAGCCGAGTTTCATGATCCAGGTTCTCCCGAGGCCCTACAAACGCGACCCCGACGAGGCGCGCTCCCTGCGCTTTTTCCTCAGCCTGATGAACCTCAGCGGCGGACTGGGGCTGGGAAGGCGGGAGATCGATGAGGCAGTATCGACGTACACGAGGGGCAAGGGAGGCGTTCACGAGCTCTTCCTGTATCTCTACGCATACCTCCTGGGCAGGGAACTCTTCCACGGCCTCTACAGGGAGTACTCGGAGGTCGAGGAGAAACTCCAGACGATACGGGGGAGGGTTCTCCTCTCGCGCCTTGCCAGAAGACCTCCCCTCAGCAGGGACGTTCCGGTGAGGCACACGGTTCTCGACGTGGACACCGCCCTCAACAGGGTTCTGAAGGCGGCCCTGGAGGTGGTAGTGGAGGTTTCAGCGTGGGAGGGCATAGCCAGGGCCGCGGAGGCTCTGATTCGATACTTTGCCGACGTCGGCCCGCTCAGGCAGGGGGACATAGAGAGGGTCACCTTCAACCCGCTGAATGAGAGGTTTCGGCCGACCTTCCACCTGGCAACTATGATACTCGCGGGCTTTGGGAAGCTTTCACCTGGTCTTACGGTTCCAGGGATATTCATAGAGATGGACCGCCTGTTCGAGGATCTCGTTTACCACACTGTCCTAACGGCCCTCTCCGGGAGGGGAAGGGTTCACAGGCAGCAGCCCCTACCTCATATCGTCAGGAACGCATCTGAGATAGAGGCCAAAATGGGCGCGGTGTTCACTTTCGGTCCCCCGAGGCCTGACATCTTCGTTCAGATGCCTGGTGGCAGGTGCATTCTGGAGGTGAAGTACAGGAACCTGAGTGTGAAGATGGGCGATACCCGGTGGCGCAAGCTCGTCAGGAGCAGTGGCGAGCTCTACCAGGCCTACTCCTACTCCCGCATCTCCGGCGGAGGAGCGCTCATTGTCTACCCGAGGCTGAGGGGGCAGTACAACGGGTGGCTTCCCGACATGTTCGAGGAGGGAGTGGAGACCTTCAGCTTCTTCGACGGCACGCCCCTCGGCATAGTCGGGTACGAGCTGTCGCGCATCGGCAGGGAAGTTTTCATAGCACGGAGGGGGGTTATCCTCGACAGAAAAATCGCAGGAAACGTTAGGAACCTCCTCGAGTCCGTGTGCGTGCCGAATGGGGAAAAGGTTTAA